The genomic stretch CCAAACGCCAGACAAACAAAAGGGCCATTCAATAATTGAATGACCCTTATAAAATCCCGCAGAGCGGGTAATCGTGGCGTCCCCTAGGGGACTCGAACCCCTGTTACCGCCGTGAAAGGGCGGTGTCCTAGGCCACTAGACGAAGGGGACGCAAACCCTTCTATACACTGATCAGCGCTGAGTACTGATCGCTTCAAGGCCGGTGTGGCCAGACCTTGAAGTGTAAAATTGGTGGAGCTTAGCGGGATCGAACCGCTGACCTCCTGCATGCCATGCAGGCGCTCTCCCAGCTGAGCTAAAGCCCCGGATTTTTCGCCTCGCGGCGGAGTGACATCTTGCAACATCACTTCTGTAAAACTGGCGTCCCCTAGGGGACTCGAACCCCTGTTACCGCCGTGAAAGGGCGGTGTCCTAGGCCACTAGACGAAGGGGACACAAACCTTCTATACAACTGATCAACGCTGAGTGCTGATCGCTTCAAGGCCGGTGTGGCCAGACCTTGAAGTGTAAATTGGTGGAGCTAGACGGGATCGAACCGTCGACCTCTTGCATGCCATGCAAGCGCTCTCCCAGCTGAGCTATAGCCCCTCATCGTTGATGTCATCGCTGAGGACGGGGCGAATCTTAAGGGCGTATCGAATGTCTGTCAAACTTATTTTTCAAAAAATTTAAAATTTTTTGCCGACATAACAATCACTTACCGCCCTCCCCCCGGAAATCCGGGGGTTTGGCACAGGCCAAGGGCCTGCCAGGAGCTACCGCAGGGAATCAGGCAATCGCGGCCAGCAGCTTTTCCCACTCCTTGTTTTCTTTCTTCGACACGCCACCGAGCAGGTCGATGGCCTGGCGCAGGCGGAAACGGGTCAGGTCCGGGCCGAGGATTTCCATGGCGTCGAGCACCGACACCGAGCTCGCCTGGCCGGTAATCGCGGCGAACATCAACGGCATGGCATCGCGCAGTTTCAGCTCGAGGGATTCGACCACCGCCTGAATCGTCGCGGTGATGTTGTCCTTCTGCCACTGACGCAGGCTCTCCAGCTTCCACAGGATCAACTGCATCAACTGGCGCACCTGGTCGCCCGAGAGCTTCTTGGATTCGAACAGCTTGGCATCCGGGTTGACGCCACCGGCGAAGAAGAACCCGGCGAGCGGTGCCACCTGGCTGAAGGTTTCCACCCGGCCCTGCACGTGGGGGGCGATCTTCATCATGTACTCAGGGTTCAGCGCCCACGTCTGCAGGCGGCTGGCGAACTCTTCCACCGGCAGGTCACGCAGCCACTGGCCGTTGAGCCAGGACAGCTTCTCGATGTCGAAGATCGGCCCGCCCAGGGACACGCGCTTGAGGTCGAAGTTGTCGACCATCTCTTGCAGGGAGAACTTCTCGCGCTCGTCCGGCATCGACCAGCCCATGCGCCCCAGGTAGTTGAGCATCGCTTCCGGCATGAAGCCCATGCGCTCGTAGAAGGTCACCGAGGTCGGGTTCTTGCGCTTGGACAGCTTGCTCTTGTCCGGGTTGCGCAACAGCGGCATGTAGCACAGCTCCGGCTGTTCCCAACCGAAGTATTCGTACAGCAGGATCAGTTTGGGCGCCGATGGCAGCCACTCTTCGCCGCGCAGGACGTGGGTGATGCCCATCAGGTGGTCATCGACCACGTTGGCCAGGAAGTAGGTCGGCAGGCCGTCGGTCTTCATCAGCACTTGCATGTCCATGCGATCCCACGGGATCTCGACGTCGCCACGCAGCATGTCCGGCACCACGCAGACGCCTTCGGTCGGCACCTTCATGCGGATCACGTGAGGTTCGCCAGCGGCCAGGCGGCGAGCCACTTCTTCCTTGGACAGCAGCAGGGCACGACCGTCGTAGCGCGGGGTCTCGCCGCGAGCCATTTGCTCGGCGCGCATCTGGTCCAGCTCCTCGGCGGTGCAGAAGCACGGGAACGCGTGGCCCATCTCCACGAGCTGCTGGCAGTACTTCTGGTAGATCTCGCCACGCTCGCTCTGCCGGTACGGGCCGTGCGGGCCGCCGACGTCCGGGCCTTCGGCCCAGTCGATGCCCAGCCAACGCAAGGCATCGAAAATCTGCTGTTCGGACTCGCGGGTCGAGCGCAACTGGTCGGTGTCTTCAATGCGCAGGATGAACTCACCGCCATGCTGCTTGGCAAAGCAGTAGTTGAACAAAGCGATGTAAGCGGTGCCGACATGGGGATCGCCGGTAGGCGATGGCGCGATGCGAGTGCGGACGGTGGTCATGGCGTGTCTCGAAAGATGATGAAAAGCGGAGATGAAACAAAGGGCGAATGGTAACAGGCGACACCCGCCCGGCTCCAGTGAGCAGGGCATATAAGCCAAGATTGAGGCTACAAAAGGCGCTAACAGCGGCAAATGCCTGATTATCATTTAGTGGCATTTACCACCTGTCGGCTATGTGCCAGATTCACCGCCTGTTAAATTTCCTTACACTTTATCGACTACAAGCTGCCCATGCCTGCCCAACTCAAGCGTCGCCTGTTTATCTTCCTGTTTATCGTCCTGCTGGTCGCCGGCGGATTTTTCGCCGAATGGTTCTTCAAGGGACGGTTTTACGAAAGCACCGATAACGCCTATGTGCAGGGTGAAATCACCCGCGTTTCCAGCCAGTTGAGCGCGCGCATCGACGAGGTGCTGGTGCATGACAACCAGCACGTGGAAAAAGGCCAGTTGCTGATCCGTCTCGAAGGTGAGGACTTCCGCCTTGCCGTCGACCGCGCTGCCGCCGCCCTCGCCACCCGCCAGGCCGAGCGCCTGCAGGCCCAGAGCAAACTGACGCAGCAAGCCAGCCTGATCGCCTCCAGCGAAGCCCAGGTCGCCTCCAGCCAGGCCAGCCTGGGGCGCTCGCAAATTGACCTGTCCCGCGCCGAAACGCTGCGCAAACCCGGCTATGTCTCGGAAGAACGGGTCACCACCCTGTCGGCGGAAAACCATATCGCCCGCTCACAAGTCACCAAGGCCCAGGCCGACGCCCAGGCACAGCGCCAGCAGGTCAACGCCCTGAGCGCCGAAATCAAGCGCCTCGACGCGCAGATCGCCAACGCCCAGGCCGACCTGGCCCAGGCCGAGCTGAACCTGACCCGCAGCGAGATCCGCTCGCCGATCAGCGGCCTGGTTGGCCAGCGCGCGGCGCGCAACGGCCAGGTGGTTCAAGCCGGCGCGTACCTGCTGTCGATCGTCCCGGACCAGGACATCTGGATTCAGGCCAACTTCAAGGAAACCCAGATCGGCCACATGCAGCCCGGGCAAAAGGCCGAGCTGATTTTTGATGCCTACGGCGACACCCCGATCGAAGCTCGGGTCGACAGCCTGTTCGCCGCCTCCGGCGCCCAGTTCAGCCTGCTGCCGCCAGACAATGCCACCGGCAACTTCACCAAGGTGGTGCAACGGATTCCAGTGAAGCTGACGTTTGCCGCGGATAACCCGCTGCACGGCAAGATCCGCCCGGGCATGTCGGTCACCGCCAAAGTGAACATCAAAGACCCTGTCGATGGCCGGTGATCAACTGATCCGCCCGGTCGGCGAACCGACCCGGCGGGACTGGATTGCGGTGATGAGCGTGATGCTCGGCGCCTTCATGGCGGTACTCGACATCCAGATCACCAACTCCTCGCT from Pseudomonas sp. S04 encodes the following:
- a CDS encoding HlyD family secretion protein, with the protein product MPAQLKRRLFIFLFIVLLVAGGFFAEWFFKGRFYESTDNAYVQGEITRVSSQLSARIDEVLVHDNQHVEKGQLLIRLEGEDFRLAVDRAAAALATRQAERLQAQSKLTQQASLIASSEAQVASSQASLGRSQIDLSRAETLRKPGYVSEERVTTLSAENHIARSQVTKAQADAQAQRQQVNALSAEIKRLDAQIANAQADLAQAELNLTRSEIRSPISGLVGQRAARNGQVVQAGAYLLSIVPDQDIWIQANFKETQIGHMQPGQKAELIFDAYGDTPIEARVDSLFAASGAQFSLLPPDNATGNFTKVVQRIPVKLTFAADNPLHGKIRPGMSVTAKVNIKDPVDGR
- the gltX gene encoding glutamate--tRNA ligase, translating into MTTVRTRIAPSPTGDPHVGTAYIALFNYCFAKQHGGEFILRIEDTDQLRSTRESEQQIFDALRWLGIDWAEGPDVGGPHGPYRQSERGEIYQKYCQQLVEMGHAFPCFCTAEELDQMRAEQMARGETPRYDGRALLLSKEEVARRLAAGEPHVIRMKVPTEGVCVVPDMLRGDVEIPWDRMDMQVLMKTDGLPTYFLANVVDDHLMGITHVLRGEEWLPSAPKLILLYEYFGWEQPELCYMPLLRNPDKSKLSKRKNPTSVTFYERMGFMPEAMLNYLGRMGWSMPDEREKFSLQEMVDNFDLKRVSLGGPIFDIEKLSWLNGQWLRDLPVEEFASRLQTWALNPEYMMKIAPHVQGRVETFSQVAPLAGFFFAGGVNPDAKLFESKKLSGDQVRQLMQLILWKLESLRQWQKDNITATIQAVVESLELKLRDAMPLMFAAITGQASSVSVLDAMEILGPDLTRFRLRQAIDLLGGVSKKENKEWEKLLAAIA